The genomic region TCCAATGCATTCAATTTATCTGTTGATTTATCATTATTTGCTTTTGTCAGTCAATTGTTTCGAGCGCTCATTGCTTTGTTTTTCAGGTCTACGCATTCTCCGTGACATCCGTGGCCAGAAGAAGTAGCATTTATTTAGCGTCATTATTTCCTATCAATACTTGTTTTCAGCTGATGATTGATGATGTCACTAGACAACTAGTCTATTGCTAGACACCATTGCACATCCAATTCATCCAACAAGTTTACATTAATGAAAGTAGGCCTACAGTTAACTCTTTAGGTGAGAAGCATTCGATTTCGCAATGACATAGGTCTACATTATTTGTGCCCATGAGAACGGTTTTCACAGCGAACCATCATTACATTTTACGTAGGCATAGTTTCATTTACAGTGCATTTTCAGAGATCTTCAAGATCCATAATTCGTACAGGGTAAGTACAATGTTGTAATTTAGTTGTAATTTTCATTAAAATGCTTAATAATGACAAACACTCATAAATGTCCTTAATGTAAGGAAAGAAAGGTAGTGTTTTATGTCACACAATCTGTGAACAAGCATTAACTCATGAATTATGGTCAACTTTAGGGTGTAAAATGTGCTTTGATTCAACTCATGTATTAAATTGAATGTAGGATACctattctgtgtgtgtttaaaattGCCTTGGCTGAGAGGATAGGCTACCCGCAGTGGTGTAGGCCTAGTGTAAGGTAATCGGCATTTacccactttaaaaaaaaaaatgcacttGAAAGTAATGGGAGCAGGGCCTTTTTCACTGTGACCAGCAATCGGAGTTCACCCACATATTTATTTTAACACATAAATGTCTACCGGTAGGCCTATTTGAAGTTCATGGTAATATACATTGTATACTAGTTTAGTAAGTTGACCTTGtgtattggaacattgctgtggggacttgcttccattcagccacaacagcattagtgaggtcataTACTGATGTTGGGCGTTTGGGCCTGGCTCACattcagtgttccaattcatcccaaaggtgttcgatgggtttgaggccagggctctgtgcaggccagtcaagttcgtCCACACCGATCGATAAACCCTTTCCATGTGGACCTCAACCCCagattcctcctccaccaaactttacagttgacactatgcattcgggcaggtagcgttctcctgtcatataccaaacccagatttatccgtcagactgccagatgatgaagtgtgattaatcactccagagaacgtgtttccactgctccagagtccagcaGTGGAAAGCGAATAgcacgtaaaaatcgtctgtcttcggttgcaacactcactacagagttccaaactgtctctggaagcaacgccagcacaagatctgttcgtcgggagcttcatgaagtgggtttccatggccgagcagccgcacacaagcctaagatcaccacgcgcaatgccaagtgtcggctggagtggtgtaaagctcacttcCATTGGACTcctgagcagtggaaacgtgttctcttgtgcttcaccatctggcagtctgtaATGGGAATTTGAATGTTGGTGTTTTTCTTGTAACTAATTTCTGAGTCCTATTGATGTGCTGTTCTATAAACCAAtctctgtgttcatgcaagtggctgACTGTACAAATCCTCACTTATCAatagctgcaatttggcagtacaccGAGACATTTCGAGAACTAACGAAAGTTGTTTCAAGGCCTCAGTTTAAAGAGGAGAAGCCTTGTGGGGTGTTGGTCTGTCACGTTATAAAAcagtattggtcggtcacatgaatAAAACAAAACGAGTCTGCCCAGGGAGAGCTCCTAATTGACATGTGTGGTGCActgagttggttggaacctctccagtgcTCTGAcaaacaatgattcatttaagattgactgAGTGTCTCTGTAAGAATTTTTTCACAACAAGTCCAACAGACAAAtctaaattatgtctgagtgttgggagtgtacccctggctatccgtaaatttaaaacaTTTAGTTGTGCCTATTGGTCTGCTTAATATTTGTAATTAGAAATGATTCATACTTGACATTTTTGtcattacatttacttttgaaacttaagtatatttaaaaccaaatactttgacttttactcaagtagtattttacaggGTGACGTTCACATTTGCTTGagtcattttttattattatctTTACTTTAAATGAAGTATGACAATTAGGTACTTTTTCCCACCACTGTGATTGACTATGCGCAaaagtgaagaaaaaaaaattTGAAATCCACACACACCATGTGTAATGTGCGTAATGGTCATGTCAGTTGAAATGTGTATATTTTGGGATGTGAGCACTCAGTGAACCATCCCTAGATATCGTTAGCAGTCATAGCTCGTAAGCTAAAAAAATATACAGAAAAAAAGTACAAGTTGGGGACAGCCCTAAACTGCACTGTCTTATAGAGCTGTGATAATACCAGTACAGCAATGTCTTTTTCCATGGAAAAAATGAAAACACGAAGCAGACCCAACTCTTtagtcctttaaaaacctgcagtatgtaaaatattgtgtgctacagcttttgaaaaataaatgtgacCGTGGATGACAgacaacattagggctgttttcctaaagaagtcaAATCCACTTTGTGTTTAGTTTTCATCCCACGACACTAACGAGCACTGTGATCCTGGTATCGTCCCGGCCCTACTGTCGTTTGAACTCTTGCTCTCAGTATTGCACTACGATGATACTGGGGTATCCCTAGATTACAGTATACATCCCACTCTCAGACCatacctgactcagccaaacatcAAAGAAGATTGGTTAGTTAATACATACAGACTCACTACTACCTGGTCTGACatactataggcctactgtcAATTCAAAGTGTTTATCCCCAATTTACTCCACTGCAATTTATTTGCCCACATCCTATTAGGCTATGAATTACCAATCTCCTTGGCAACAGAGTAGGCCTCATCGGGTGAGCTGGCCACCTTGCCCTCGGGCACACAGACGCCAGCCTCTTTGAGCAGACCGATGCTCATGTACTCGTGCAGGGAGAGGTtcctctgctgctgctgcaggtGGGGGGACTGCTGCTGAGGCCCAAGCAGTCCAGAGGAACCACCCAGCACcttgagagagggagtagagtgagaatgtgatagaggagagaggaagtgatGTAGGGAGAGGAGGGTACATTAACACTAGTGAAATTACAGTACCTACTCATGTCAGAGGGAGTACATTGTCTGTGCAAGGACACTGTATGAAAATTGCTACATCCATACAAAAGGGCACAACACAGATGCACACAACACAAATGTGGAGTAACGTGTGTGTCAATAGTTGAAGTTTGCGGATATGAAAGAgaaatacatcaaacatgtcgctctggataagagcgtctgctaaatgacttaaatgtaaatgtaatgtcattTGGACATCAATTGAATCGACACCAAAAACGTTTTTCGAATGTATAAAAGGCCCACTAACTCTTATAAATTGGacagttagctagctggctattgTAGCTAACCTATTTAGCTAAATCTCAGATACCGATAGCCTCGATGTCGCATAGCCTCCATTCATCCTGTTCTGACGTCGGCGCTTTGGTGTTGGAGGTCACTGTGTTTAGAACTATGTGAGCGGAAAATCTTGTTAGCAAACGCAAATCCCTGAACCCCCAAAATGGCTTGTCTTTTAATACATTTAGTTGTTTATGAATACATTCATTTTGCAATCGCTAGCAAGTGAAAGTAACTAGCTAGACAGTGAGATAAACATGAGGAATGTCTAGGTAGCTAGCATAGCCAGTTTCCTAGCAGCCTCAATGGCGATGAGCTAATGTCAATATGACCCTGTCTCTTTTGGGGGAATTTTGGACGTCGAAGATCGGGCAGCAAAATAATAATCACAGCTTCAGGCAGCCGGATTTCGTGCCATTTTTCCCCCAATGCACACTTACCTTGGATGCAGTGGTAAGTGTCGATCTGGCCCCAGAATTTCTCAGGCTAGCCGAAAATCGGCCACAAATCAGGGACGCCGCCATGTTTCCTTCCCTGAAGCGAACAATAAATTGCGCGCATGCGTAGTAAACCAAGTGCCCCCTACACAGGCTTGGTGCACGTTCCATGGTCTTTACAATTTGAAGACAAggctataaataaatacatatggtCAAGTCAACTCCACATTGCGCATACTTAAAACTATAATGTCCTGTCAAATTGTATCAAGAATATCAGCACCACACAAAGTATTTACTCAAAAGTTGTATTTATTTACAAGCCTGAAAAAAACTACAATATATACAGCCTTATTTACACATGGAGCAACAAGTCAGTCAATTAATATGCAGTTTTTCAATATAAAGAATATAAGGTGTGCTTGATGAATCTTGCCTGAAATAAGCCATTTTTACTTTTGGAAAAAGGTAAGTGCAACTACAATTTCAAAATCCATTCCTGGTGACATGTTTTCAGCAATAGCAGAGATGATAAGGAGCACTTGGGTTCGAATCAGCAACATTTTAATATTTTAAATGAAATACTGTTATACTCCTTCCTACACAAAAGGTACATGTACTTTTCAACATTATTCCCCATTGCCAGTCTAAAAAAAAACAGCAAAGAAACAAATAAAGGGGAACCTGATAGCAAACGAAAGGAGTATGTCTGTTATCAGTCACGTAGTTCCAGACATTTCCCTGGGGTGAATTCCTTAGTCGGATTCCATTGCACAACATTTTGtcttttgcaaaacattttgcaacgaaAACCTTTACTCTAGGAACCAAACGAAACGGGGCGGGACCTACCAAAATTTGTCAATAGAAACATTTGTTTTCATTGCAAACCGTTTTCCATTACCGAAtctgactaatgaatacaccctggACTGAAACAGTGGACTTGAGAGAGAGCTGGTGATATTACATTGGGGATCACAGATAGTGTTGTACAAATGTCTCATCAACAAGCCGGTAATAGAGAGGGTCAGAGAAAAACAAGACCATGAGATGAGTATCTCTCAATATTCTCTGGATTCTATGTAGTTGTTTGCTATATCGGATAGCAAAACCTGTATCAACTGATGCTTATCGTAAATGTTATGGGTGTGATGGATAGCTGGCTCTACGAGGTACTGGGTGTGTCCAATTCCCAAATCAGagtcagatatacacacacagatgggcagacagagacagacacacacacttagtccGAGTCGCTGCTGCTGCTAGATGAGTCTGTAGACATGGCCTCCACGTCGTCCTCGTTCTCCTTGTTGTGGCCGGGGGGCTCCAGCCCAAAGTCATTGCCATGGTGAGGGGGGAGCATGCCCACTGAGACATCTGATGATTGCCAGGGGTACTGGGGGGTGAGCACATCTGATGAAGGGAGGTAAGAAAGAGTAATTAAAACAGTGATAGGgttagtatacagtatatttcacAGAAACATATCAAAACACACAGATCCCAGGAGAAGACAAAAACAGTTGATTCCATTTGTCGAAAGGAGGAACCACACAAACCAAAAGCATACCTGGCAATCTCCCAGCTGCCAGTGCATCTCCAGGGAGGTGTCCATTCACGCCATTGGTTGGCAGGTTGCTCATGTGACCCAACAATCCACTGCGCATCTCCAGGTCAGTGGGGTAAGGTCTACGCGGATCACCTGTTATAAGGAATATGCCATGAAGTTGATTGAAGAGTAATTACAGTAGTATTGTGAATGCAAGTGACGGCTATGACAGAGACTGAGGTTGAAATATTCCCCATCAGTACTGAGAGGAATTTCCAGTCTGGAGAGAAGGAACATGCAAGGGAAGGAGGATCTGGCGGGGGGTGGGGTTTGAAAAATAGAGGGCATCGAAGACAGCATAACAGAAGCTGAAATGGGCAGAAACAGGACATACCTGGTACCCAGTTGAGAGGGGCACAGACTGCATTGCTGGCACTAATCCTGTGGGCATATTTGATGATCTCTTCTGAGGAGATGCTCCCTGAAAGACAACAGTACTTTTAGTTCCATGTATTATCTTTGGTATTATTTATCATAAAGTTCTCCGGCTATTCAGATGAATGCTGTGAAAAATCAGGCTCACCTTTTTTGGCCTTATCAATAGATTTCAGTTTCTCCTTTGCTTGGTATACAGCAGTCGCCTAGAAGAGAGGTTTGGGTAAAAAGGTTAGGTTGAATCAAAGTCAGAAACCAATTGGAACAAAACAGCACTTTCATGTTAATAAAATGTGACCCATTTTATAGTCTCTTTAGGATTTGTCATTTGTCCTCAGCTCTGCTGTACTCACAAGTATATGTTCAGCCTCCTTCAGCTGTTTCTGGAGCTGCTGGATGTCgctgtctctcttctccacctccttctcAAGGACCTGCATCTCCTGGTGGACCTTGCCCTGCTCATGGGCCACCCTCATCAGCTCCTggaactctttgtctctctgtacCAGCAGCTCCAGGATCTGCCCACAGCAAAACACATCCATTTAGACTTCTGACATCTATTGCATGCACATTGCAATGTATAGACTACTATTAAGTCAGAGTTGTATGGAGAAAAGGCAGACTCAAAAACCTATTTCATAATACATGTAAAATAAGAGCTACATTTTATTAGTGGTATAGTGTACATTTAATTATGTATAGACGGGTTAGTTGACATCACAAAAATGATGCGCAcgcttcaatggggcagaagtctgtgtgctgttgtgattctggatggccagatggcTACTTCTTGCCATTGTTGCTAGCTATGTGGGAAATCATAAGTGGCTTGTTTCAGCTAGtttcatcttgttcttgatatcatgtcttgttttgactgaTATCACATCTATGTTAATATGGCTAAAATTCACTAGCTAACccacaactgtaacaatgtatttcaGAGACGACAAGTGCttattgtgcaaatgtatttgttttcaataaacattggagacgaaatatagtttacatgttgtcaactaTCTTAGCCAACCTTGTCTTTTTTTTCTAAACAACCAACCTGTCTACATAGCGAACGCATTGTACAGTTTTATGTTGAATCAGATGCCTGTTACTAGCCCTTGATcctgactctcagttccattacattacacataagaGTCATGACGGCATCTTCTGTACGGGGGAGTTTAAGACCCCCAACGCTCGGTCTGAACATTAACACGCATCGCTTGCGATACGGTTTTGAAAGAATAAGGACCCTGTTTTTCATATCAGCGAGGAATACATTTTTTCACTCCAAAAAATGTAGTGGGATCGCACTGGCTGAAAGTTGACTGCATTTGATTTGGAGCTGGGCTGCCTCCTGGCATGAGCCAGGTGCTCCGTTCAAAGCCCAGGGCAATGTCGGCTTAAAACAAAAGTGACGTAATTAAGCACGTGTAGTACAAAGTAAGAttgtgttttcacatgcaaaagtttcacatacaaaatcatgggcattaacatggagttggtcaCCCTCTTTGCTGcgacaacagcctccactcttctgggaaggctttccattaaatgttggaacattgcagcagggatttgcttccattcagccaaaagAGCATCAGTGAGGTCTGACTCTGGGGGaaaattaggcctggctcgcagtcggcgttccaattcatcccaaaggcgttcaatggggttgaggtcagggctctgtgtaggccagtcaagttcttccacactgaacTCAACAGACCATTTCAGTATGGACCTCGCATTGTGCACGGGGGCAATGTCATGCTTAAACAGGaatgggccttccccaaactgttgccacaaagttggaagcacataatcatctagaatgtcattgtatgctgtggcgttaagatttcccttcactagaactaaggggcctaggccgaaccatgaaaaacagccccagaccattattccgcctccaaattttacagttggcactatgcattggggaaggtagcgttctcctggtagccaacaaacccagattcatcagtcggactgccagatggtgatgcatgattcatcactccagagaaagcgttTACACTGCTCAAGAGTCCAAcagcggcgagctttacaccaatccagcagatgcttggcattgagcatcTTAGGcctgtgtgtggctgctcagccatggaaactcatttcatgaagctcccgacaaacagttcttgtggtgACGTAGcgtccagaggcagtttagaactcgctagtgagtgttgcaaccgatgaCAGATGAGTTTACACGCTAAAgtactcagcggtcccgttctgtgagcttgtgtggcttaccacatcgctgctgagccgttgttgctcatagacgtttccatttcacaataagagcacttacagttgaccagagcAGAAGATTGAcagactgacttgttggaaaggtggcaccctatgacggtgccacattgaaagtcactgagctcttcagtaaagccattttacttcctcaaatacactacatgtctatggagattgcatggctgtgtgctcaattgtatacacctgtcagcaacaggtgtggctgaaatagctgaatccactaatctgaaggggtgtccacatattttttggcatgtagtgtatttgagtgACAACAAGTAcccattgtgcaaatgtatttatgttttcaataaacattggaaactaaatatagtttacatgttgtcaatcTAAGCCAAATTCGTCTGTTATGCCCCGTAGTTGCACACGTGTCGGTtgtgttgctaaacaaccaacctgtcTATATATTTAACACATTATGCAGTTTTATGCTAAATCAGATGCCTGTTACTAGCCCTTGAAGTGACCGTGCATTGCCCAGTGCACCCTGGGCGAGATTAATCAAACCCCCTCAGCGTTAGTGCTTTTTTACAGAaaacagacagaagacagagtGGACAATCTGTGCTAATTAGACATCTACGGCTACAAACATGTGTAAACTGGAAGACGGACGCAACAAACGTGTTGTTACTGAAAAATACTGTTGGCTGCAACTGTGATAAAACTGGTTAAAACAGTGTACAGTAAGTGtgtattttgcatttgtgaaataGTTCTTACGTGATATGAAAGTAAAGggatttatgtttctagaaccgtaCCACAATTGATTCACGTTTAGATTATTTGGCTGTTTTGGTTTCCAAAGCCAATTTGCCTTTAAACAGAATATCTAAGGTCCTACGTGGTAACGTTAATAAGCTCCTTTAGTCCATTATTGGGTTAGCCTGTTACCTGAGTGTCCTCACCTCCTTGAGGGAGTTTTTGGCTCCTTGACAGTGCAAGCATCTCTATCAATTCCCTGAAATATGAGTAATATTGGGTTTAGTTTTCATGCATGATAATGGAGAGAAAACAGAACTTCTCAGTTTGAAAGACAATACTTGACAGAGAAAATGACCAGATAATAAATTACTGCCAATCAGTTGCTTGAACATTGCGTTTGCAAAGATGAGTTAATATAGTCCTCCTGACCATCCATTcagacctggtctcagagcatttcatattattctgtatgtatcTCAGATATGGttcataagacagatggttacttaggTAAAAATGAAAAAGGTGGGGGATTGTCGGGCGTAAAAGCAAATGTCTAGCAACCGAAATGagagtttgaatctcatcacgggCAACTTTAGCCTTTTAACACCTtttcaactacttagcatgtttaCTAACCATTCCCCTAACCCAGCTAGCATTAGCCACCTCgctagaatttgtaacatatgTTTTGCAAATTCCAAACATATTGTACATTTCTCAAATTCGTTAAATATTGTACATTTTGCTAATTTGTAATGTACATttagcaaattcataacataatACCAATTGTAGTTTGTAACATATCataaatgggtgatggacattcACATATTAATACATAACATAAGAAACATCACATATACAATATGGAGTTTTTCAGATTTACTTACAGAATAATACAACatactctgagaccaggttgtccATTCAATAAGTCCAACCCATTTATAAATACCTACGTTTCTGGGACCGGTTTCCCACAAGCATCTTAAGGATAAATTAATCTTAGAATCCTAAACTGAATTTAGCCTTAAAATGTTACTATGGTTCTAAAATGAACTTAGTCTTAAAATTATTTTGGGGAACCGGACCCTGGTTCTGAGTGTACAACCACAgctagaacaatgagacagatatttcactggatgGATACATTTGAAGCATCCGCTTGGCGTTTCCCCTCACCTATGGTAGTGAGATGAAGCCCAAGGgcgggcagtgggagaagatagAACGAGATGGATTGTGGGCGAAATCGATAaatcatttgatctcaatacagttctgttcacaaaactagaatctgttatAAAACAGAGTGGACTATGATTTGTAGACTTTACCTTTTGCAAAagtttgtatttatttgtaaatATAGTTGTTTAAGAGTTATTGCACACGCGCAATTTacagtaggcgttccctaacggaaatatgcagatgACGCTAGAAtgcgccaataggatctcactaaCTCGTGCATGCTCTGCACCCCTCCTTACCTATATGCCCACTATGGCtcatttgttcccattggaaacgacacgCTGTGCTCtcttggtttagttataaaaaTCTTTGGTACTACTCAGGTCGCTAACAATACACTCAGAACAAGAAACGTAGACAAAGGCCTTTTTGAATTAGCGACAAACTAGATCATTTGAATGGCTGTTAAAATAACAATTATTAAAGGTTGAGAAAATAATAATTTCGTACCTGGATAACACCTCTAAATCGTCCAGTACCAATAATAACCGCTCTTTTGTAGATTTGTCAGCCACCGCCATGGTTGTTGCCACGCCACTGCGCAGGACAGGAAATTGAGCTAATATTTTGTTGTCTGGAAAGAAAGCTTGGTAGCGACGGTTCTCGCCCTCTGTTGGTCATGACATCAAAAAGAGAAAGAGGCGGAGCCACATCTAGCTATACTAAATACTGAAGAAAAGTTGGGAAGAGTTTGTCTGCTATTGCGTTTGAGCTAGGCAGTACGAGTTGTGTTAAACTACGGCGTCTGATTTAGGAGCAGTTACAGCAAGATACCAAACCATTTGGACGTGATAAACACAGTCGTTCTATTTTTTTCGAAATCAACTAAAGTGTCCATTTCACGATGGTGAAGGTATCTTTTAATTCGGCCCTCGGGCAGAAGGAAGTGAAAAAGGACTGCGAAACCCACATTCTCGAGGACAAGGTGAGTCGCTAAATATTGTAGGAATTTTTACAGAAAATTGTATAGCTATACGTACTGTCAGCAATCCACAGATATGTTTTTTGACTCACTGAATAATGTTCACtctatttgattttgattttattttgatctcttttagtccccatttggactgatcttccaagagtccttatacattaaaatacaatttataatacaaacacactttcacatataacacactacaaacatacataatatactagcataatgacccaataaatactcaatttaaaaaatattgcttcttcatctactatagtcccaaaacatttctatatactatatttaaattgttttaaaatgtttacaattatatattgaaaggtttctagtttgctcagttaatttattaaatttctttattgctctaaatctaaatgttattttgcctatttctcttttctgtctgtccACCATCCTATGCGTTAtccaatctattcctagtatttacggaatgcctgtctcttaccaactgaataccgttgtgaatagaacttgggcgttttaaattatgtatattataaaataatatatgtgtttttcaattatcttgtcgattgatgaccaaccaagaacacTGCGCATTACTGCAACAGAataaccatatctccaccttaaaacaatcctaactgctttattctgtgcattctgcagcctcctaacttcacttgatgatgcatttccccagaccaccgaacagtagttcacctgactctcaaTTAATGCTTGGGTTATTTGCCGAAGAATTTTTCCTGGTAAATATTTAGTTATCCTTCTGATTATGCATGCTGTTTTAATAAAAACTTTTCCTAGTTGAACAGACCAACATAACTTTGGTTTTCTTGGTGTTTAAAACAAGTTTGTTTTGGCAAACCCACTTCCTGATAATCTCCTTGTAGAGCctgctgtacctgttgaaccgattgtcttgctgcataaattgtagtatcatctgcaaatatagTAGCTTGAGTTTCAACCAAGGCATAGGGAAGATCATTGGTATATATTAGGTAAAGAAGTGGCCCAAGGCAGCTTCCCTGCGGTATTCCACAGTtgaacttgttatggctgcaatctcgatatcgggataagtgtcatcaacaaccgctgaatagcatagcgctacatacaataaatattactataaatatttatattcatgaaatcacaagtgcaatataggaaaacacagcttagccttttgttaacccaCCTGTCGCGTCAAATTTTGAAAGtgtgctttacagcgaaagcaagccaagcgtttgtgtaagtttatcgatcgtacgataaaacattaagtacacgtagcatcagaaaagcaatcaaattaatcgtttacctttgatcttcggatgttttcactcacgagactcccagttacacaacaaatgttccttttgttccataaagattatttttagatCTAAAATATCTGTTTGTTTGTCGCGtcatgttcagaaatccacaggaaagagtgggCACGACAACGcacacaaattccaaatagtttccataatgtccacagaaacgtgtaaaaaaaaaattctaatcaatcctcaggttgtttttaaaatatataattgataatatatcaaccgcaaatgtctttcacagtaggagagggaaaagcaatacctatccaaactctgttgcgtgagcaaaactcatgtgaccacttgacgcgatgttatcgttcctgctcatttttcaaaataaaagcctgaaactgtctgaagactgacacattgaggaagcgataggaaaaggaatctggttcatatccctttaaatggagcaaagggaggctatggaacatggagttttcaaaataataatatgcatatattagcaaccaagactgaggagctggccgtttacaatgggcaccttttcatccaagctactcaatactgcccctgccgccataaaaagttaacacatgaggggaagaaaatgaaccattgatataggtggactgtttcctgtcagttagatatgactgtaccCAATTCAATGCTACCTCCTTAAAACTATAATGCATTCATTTTTGTCTAAATTATTTCACGATCCACTAAATCaaatgctgcactgaaatctaaaaatAGTACACTTACAAATTTGCGATTATCCATAGCATTGAGCCACTGGTCAGTTATGTCAACCAATGCAGTGGTAGTGGAATGGTTTTTGTGAtaagcatgctgattggctgtaatcAGATTATTCTTTTCCATGTACTCCCACAtttgtctactcacaataccctccAATATCTTACTGAGTGTAGGGAGTAGACTAATTGGTCAACTATTGGCAGGAGTAATGGGTTCTTGCTGTCTTTCGGAATAGGACACAGTTTCGCATGCTTCTATACATTTGCAATCATCCCCTTTTCGAGTGACCAATTAAATATGTATCTCagtggaactgcaatctggggaaAAGCACAGCGAAGCAAAA from Oncorhynchus masou masou isolate Uvic2021 chromosome 29, UVic_Omas_1.1, whole genome shotgun sequence harbors:
- the med4 gene encoding mediator of RNA polymerase II transcription subunit 4 — its product is MAVADKSTKERLLLVLDDLEVLSRELIEMLALSRSQKLPQGGEDTQILELLVQRDKEFQELMRVAHEQGKVHQEMQVLEKEVEKRDSDIQQLQKQLKEAEHILATAVYQAKEKLKSIDKAKKGSISSEEIIKYAHRISASNAVCAPLNWVPGDPRRPYPTDLEMRSGLLGHMSNLPTNGVNGHLPGDALAAGRLPDVLTPQYPWQSSDVSVGMLPPHHGNDFGLEPPGHNKENEDDVEAMSTDSSSSSSDSD